In Deinococcus irradiatisoli, the genomic stretch AGCGGCCGTAGCAGAAACAGACTGACGCTCTGGAGATGAAGGTCGGGGCGCGGGCGCATTCAGGGTGCAGTCTAAAGGTGGGGGCCGCCCGGAACAAAATCCGGCGCTCCTTGACTTAAGGAGCGCCGCAGGCCGGGAGGGCCGGGTTTATTCGGTCTGCTTGCTTTCCTGCACCTCGGTGCTGGGCACCTCGCGCGGGTTGACGGTCCGCAGCACCTTCTCCACCGCCGCCACCACCTGATCGATCTGCTCCTTGCTGATGGTGATCGGCGGCAGGAAGCGGATCACCAGCGGCGTGGCGGCCAGCGCCAGCACGCCCTCGTCATGTTCCAGGGCGGTGATGTAGGGCGCGCTCTTCTCCTTGAGTTCCATGCCGATCATCAGGCCCATGCCGCGCACCTCGCGCACCTTGGGCGACTCGATGGCGCGCAGCTTCTCCATGAAGTACGCACCCTTCTCGCGGGCCTGCTCGGCCATGTTCTCGCGCTTCATGGCGCGGATGGCGGCCACCCCGGCGGCCATGCTCAGCGGATTGCCGCCGAAGGTGGTGCCGTGGCCCCCGGCCGGCATCCTGTCGGCCACCGCGCCGGTCATGGCAAAGGCGCCGATCGGCACGCCGCCGGCCATCGCCTTGGCCAGGGTCATGCCGTCGGGCGTGACGCCGAAGTGCTCAGTGGCGAACATCTTGCCGGTGCGGCAAAAGCCGGTCTGGATCTCGTCGAGAATCAAGAGGGCGCCTTTGTCCTGGGTGAACTGGCGGGCGGCCTGAATGAATTCCAGGCTGGCCGGGCGCACCCCGCCCTCGCCCTGCACCGGCTCGATGATCACGGCGGCGACCTCGTCGGTGATGGCGGCCTTGAGCTCCTCGATGTTGCCGTAGGTCACGAAGCTGACGTTCTTGTTGTCCACCGCTTCACCGAACGGCTCGCGGTACTTGCTTTCCCAGGTGAAGGCCAGCGCGCCGAGGCTGCGCCCGGCGAAGCCGCGCTTCATCGAGATGAACTTCTTGCGCCCGGTGGCGGTGATGGCGAACTTCTTGGCCGCTTCCATCGCCTCGGTGCCGGAGTTGCACAAAAACACCCGGTCCAGGCCTGAGGGCAGCACCCCGACGAGTTCCTGCAGAAATTCGGCGCGCTTGTCGTTGGGCAGGGTCTGCGGCATCACGATCAGCTTCTCGGCCTGGTCCTTGATGGCCCGCACCACGTCCGGGTGGCTGTGCCCGATGTTGGCAACGCCGTAGCCGGCCACGCAGTCGATGTAGCTGCGCCCGGTCTCGTCCCAGACCGTCGCGCCCTGGGCGCGCACCGTCACCATCTGGTGCTTGTGGTACACGCCGCTGTCGTAGCGCACTTCCGCGTCCAGCCATTTGCTGTTGGTTACCGTCATGTTGACCTCCTGCGCCGGAGCGCTCTGAAGAGCAGTCTACGTGTTCTGCTGCGGGCTGCCCACCCCTCTGCCGGGGCCTGAACCGTAGGCGGCAGCGCAAAAAAGCGGGCCGGCCGCGCCGTGCCCGCCTCAAGCGCTGACGCTTCAGATGTGAATGGCCTGCTTGCCCACGCCCATCGCCGCTTCCTTGACCGCTTCGCTGAGGGTCGGATGGGCGTGGACGGTGCGCCCCAGGTCCTCGGCGCTGCCGCCGAACTCCATCAGGGTCACGGCCTCGGCGATCATCTCCGAGACGTTGGGGCCGACCATGTGCACGCCCAGCACCTTGTCGGTGGCGGCGTCGGCGACCACCTTGACGAAGCCGCGGGTGTCGTTGTGGCCCATGGCCCGGCCGTTGGCGCTGAAGGGAAACTGCCCGGTCCGGACGTTCAGGCCCTGGTCCTTGGCGGCCTGCTCGGTGAGGCCGGCCCAGGCGATTTCCGGCGAGGTGTAGATCACCCAGGGAATCACGCCGTAGTTGACGTGCCCGGCCTGCCCGGCGATGATCTCGGCCGCCGCCACGCCTTCGTCCTCGGCCTTGTGCGCCAGCATCGCCCCGCCCACCACGTCGCCGATGGCGTAGACGCCTTCGAGGTTGGTGCGGTAGTGGTCGTCGATTTTCACGAAGCCGCGCTCGTCGAGCTCCAGGCCCACGTCCTGGGCGCCCAGGCCCTGGGTGTTGGGCACCCGCCCGATGCTGACGATCAGCTTGTCGAACTCGGCGGTGACGCTCTGGTCTTTCTCGGTGTAGGTCACCCGGACGCCGCTGCCGGTGTCCTCGACCGCCGTGATGTTCACGCTGAAGTGAAACTCCAGCCCCTGCTTCTGAAACTGCTTGAGCGCTTCCTTGCTCACCGCCGGGTCGGCGGCCATCAGAAAGCCCGGCAGCGCTTCGAGCACCGTGACCTGCGCGCCCAGGCGCCGCCAGACGCTACCGAGTTCCACGCCGATGACGCCCGCGCCGATCACACCGAGCTTACGGGGCACTTCGGTGAATTCCAGCGCGCCGCTGTTTTCCACGATGTTGCCGCCGAAGGGGGCCAGCGGCAGGGCGCGGGGGTTGCTGCCGGTCGCCACGATGACGTTCTTGGCCTTCACCTCGGTGCCGGCGGCGTCCACGACCCAGCCGCCCTCCTCACGGCGCAGCAGCTTGCCGTAGCCGTGGTAGCTCTTGATCTTGTTCTTCTTGAACAGGTACGCCACGCCGCCGGTGAGCTTGTCCACCACGCCGGCCTTGCGCCCCAGCATCCTGGACAGATCGATTTTGGCGCCGTCCACCAGGATGCCGTGGTCGGCGGCTTCGTGGGCGATCATCTCGAACTTCTCGGAGCTGTCGAGCATGGCCTTGCTGGGAATGCAGCCGACGTTGAGACAGGTGCCGCCCAGCGAGGGCTTGCCGTCACGGGTAAAGGCGTCCACACAGGCGGTGGAAAAGCCGAGTTGCGCGGCGCGGATGGCCGCCACATAGCCGCCGGGGCCGCCGCCAATGACCAGAACATCGTAGGTATCCATATGCCGCTGAGTCTACCGCCTGCCCCGCGGGGCAAAAGGAACGCCGTGAGCAACGCTGCGGGGAACAGTTGCCCTTCAGGGCTGGTTGCCGCCGGCGGCCTTGGCCGAGGTCGGCGCGGCGGGCAGGTTGATCAGAAAACCGCCGCCCGAGCCGCCCGACACGGTGGGCAGCACGCCGTTCCACTTCTCGATCTGCTTATTCAGCACCAGTTCCGGGGTCAGCGAGGCGGCCAGCACTTTGTTGGCCTGTGCCTGGGCCTGGGCGCGCACCAGAATCGCCTGGGCGTCACCCCTGGCCTTGGCGACTTCCTGCTCGGCCTCGGCCCTGCTCTGCACCACCTTGTTCTGGGCCTGAATGGCCGCCTGCTGCGCCGAGAACTTGGCGTTGATGCTCTGCACCACCGCTTCCGGCGCGCGCAGCTCGCCGATGAAGCTGAAATTTCTCACCACGAAGCCCGAGGGGGTGAGTTCTTCCACCACTTCCTTCTCGGCGGCGTCCTCGAACGTCGAGCGGCCCTTGCCCAGCAGTTGCTCGGCGGTGTAGTTGGAGGCCTGCCGGGTAATGGCGTTGCGCACCACGCTGCGGATGTAGGTGTGGGTGATGGTGCTGACGTCAGGGCCGAAGCGGATGTAGATGTCGGGGGCCGAGGCTGGGGCGATCTGGTAGCCGAAGTTCACGTCGCCGTTGAGCGTCACCTGATCGGCGGTGTTGAAGGTAAACGATTCGTCGCCCTGGCTGCCCTCGTTGCCATTCTTGGTCCAGGAATAGCTCTGCTGGGCGCGTGGGTAGGTCACGATCTCGGTGGTGATGGGATTGACCAGCACGTAGCCCGACACCACGTTGGTCTGCGAGAGCCCGCGCGAACTGCCGGCCTTGTTGAACTTCAGGCCGATCTGACCGGGGCCGATGACGTGAACGCTGGTGCTCAGCACGCTGACGACCACGACGACGAGCAGCAGCAGGCCGCTCCAGCGCAGCACGGGGGCCGCCGTCAGCGCAGAGCGGGCAGGGAGGGCGGTGGAGAGGGTGGGGGTGGGCAGCTTTTCCATGCGGCGGCTCCTGGGCAGGGGTGAAGGGGAAAAAGAGGGAGATGGAGACGAGGGGAAGGTTCAGCTGCGCCACCAGAGGCGCAGGCGCTTGCGGGCGTGCCTGCCGGCGGAGGTGGGGCTGAGGGCCAGCAGCACGGCGGCAAACACCACCGTCGAGAGGGCCAGCACCACCGGCAGGTTGGCGTCGTTGCTCTGGTAGCCGAAGGCGGAGGCGAACCAGCTGACGCCCCACCACAGCGCCCGGCCGAGAATGAGTGCCAGCAGGCCCAGCAGCGCCAGGTGGAGGAGTTTGGTCGTCGTGGGCGCAGGCGTCTTAGGGTTCATCGTCATCTTCCGTTTGCGGGGCGCTCCTCACAACCCCAGCAGCCCCAGCGCCGCCGTCGCCGTGAGTTCGGACTTGAACGGCTCGATCAGCGCTTTGGTCTGCGGGCTCGCCTGGGTCCGGACGGCGGTGTCAAAATCCGGCACCCGGCCGCGCTGCACGTCGCTGGCGATCTTGCCGAAGTCGATGTCCGGCACGCCCAGCGCCCGGTTCACGTCTCCGGCGATGACGTTGAAGCGCTCCCGGCTGAGCTGCTCGCGGGCCAGACCCGCCGTCTGGGCGGCGCGGGCCTGCCCCACCGAGTTGCCCAGGTCGCGCAGCACCCCGGTGACCTGCCACAGCCCCGGCGTCTGACCGTCCTGCAAACGCTGGAAGGTGTTTTCTACGCTGGCGAAGCTGCTGCCCAGCGCGGCGCGCTCGTCGCGGCGAATCCGCACGAACTTCTGCACGTCGCTGCGGGCCAGGGGAGCGTTCACGTTGCCGCCGGCCGCCGGAACAGCCGTGCTGGACGTCTGGGCCGGCGCCCGCCAGCCATTGAGAAACACCGTCACCGGACGGTACACCAGAAAATAGGCGGCCGCCGCGAGCGCCAGAAGCAGCACCACCAACCCGCCGCAGCCGCAGCCGCATCCACGCCTTGCGTTCATGCTCCTGAGTACGGGAGCGCCGGAGGGGAAGTTCCGCTGACCAGCGGCTGACCCGGCAGCGCCGCTCTCTCACGGCGCACTTATACTAAAACCATGCTTCGAAGCCTGAGCGTGATGATGGGTCTGGCCCTGCTGCCGGCGGTGGGCACGGCGCGGGCGGCCGCGTACAGCCTGCCGTTCAACTTGCAGAACGTGAGCAACAAGTCGCTGCTGGTCGGCAACAAGGACTTATCGCTCTCGGCTCTTAGTCCGGCCCAGCGCGCCGCCCTCTCGCAGCAGGGCTTCGTCATCTCGCCGGCCGGGCAGCAGTGGCGGCAGTTTCATCAGGTCTACGAGGCCACCCGCTACGCCGAGCAGCCGGTGTTCGCGACCACCGATTCGGCCCTGCACATCTACCACCTGGTGTTCGACAAGCTGCTGCGCGATCTGGAGCGCGAGAGCCTGGCCCCCACCCTCAAGACCCTGCTGGCCCGGCTGGTGCCGCAGGCGCAGGCCCAGGCCAGGGCGCTGGGCGGCACGCCGCTGGCCCCCAACGCCGTGCAGGCGCTGGCGTATCTAGCGACGGCGCAGCGCCTGACCGATCCGGCGGCCAAGGTGCCGGCCGAGGTGCAGGCGGCGGTGCAGGCCCAGCTCAAACTCGTCGCGGCCCAGCAGGGCATCGGCCCATCGCCGATCTTCACCGCGCCGGATTTCAGCGAGGACTATTCGCAGTACCGCCCCCGGGGTCACTACACCCGCAGCGCGCAACTCAAACAATATTTCCAGGCGATGACCTGGCTGGGCCGCATCAACCTGCGGGTCAAGGACGCCTCGGAGACCCGCACCGCCGCGCTGCTGGCCCGGCTGCTCAGCCAGGACGCCACCGCCAGCAAGCTGTGGAACCGCATCTATCAGCCCACCACATTGCTGATCGGGGCCAGCGACGACCTGAACTTCACCCAGTACGCCGCCGCGCTGAAGCCGGTGGTGGGCAGCGATATCCGCGCCCTGGCCGACGACCGCAAGCTGAGCGCTCTGCAGGCGGCGCTGGCCGCCTTGCCGCCGCCGCGCGTCAACAGCGTGTTCGTGGTGGCCCGGCCCGGCGAGGGGGTGGACGTGCGGCAGCGCGACACGCTGGGCTTCCGCCTGATGGGCCAGCGCTTCACCCTCGACGGCGCAGCCCTGCAGCAACTCGTCTACCGCGAGGTGGGCACCCAGGACCACCCCCGAACGCTGCCACGCGGCCTGGACGTGATGGCGGCGCTCGGCAGCCCGGCGGCCCGCAACGAACTTAGCCGGCTCGGCGACTTCAGCTTCAAGAATTTCGCCGCGCAGCTCGACAAGGTGACGCGGCAATTTTTCCAGCTCACCCCGACCGACTGGAACGCCAACCTCTACAGCGGCTGGCTGTACACCTTGCAGGGTCTGGCGCGCCCCGAAGCCCGCGACGCCCGCTTTCCGGCCTTCATGCGCACGCCCGCCTGGAGCCGCAAGGAACTGCTCACCGCGCTGAGTTCGTGGACCGAACTGCGCCACGACACCCTGCTGTACGCCAAGCAGGTGATGGCCGAGATGGGCGGCGGCGAGGAACCCGAGCACCCACGCGGCTACGTGGAGCCGAACCTGCAGGTGTGGGGCCGCCTGCTCGATCTGGGCGACCGCACCCGGACGGTGCTCACCTCGCAAAACATTCTCTCGGAGCGCACCGCCAACAACCTGGAGAGCCTGCAGAGCATGTTGACCTTTTTGCAGTCGGTGAGCCGGCGCGAACTGTCGGGCGCCAAGATCAGCCGCGACGAGTACGACCGTATTCACTTCTACGGCGGCTGGCTCGAGGAACTCACCACCGCCAGCACCGATCCCGAGGGCGGCGATGACGGCGGTACCCCGCAGTTCAGCGAGCCGCCTTACGCCGCCGTGGTGGCCGATGTGGCGACCGACGCCGGCAACGGGGTGGCGCTGGAAGAAGCCACCGGCACAGTGCAGGAACTCTACGCCCTGGTGCCGGACGGCAAGGGCGGCACCCAGATCGCGCGCGGCGGCGTCTATTCGCAGTACGAATTCACCGTGCCGCTCGCGGGCCGCCTGACCGACGAGGCCTGGCGCGCCCAGCTGAAGGCGGGCCGCTTGCCGCCGCTGCACCCCTGGTTGCAGGGCGTGGTGGTGAAGTAGTCGGCGTGAAGGTGTGGCTGCTGGCGGCGCTGCTGGTTGCCGTGCCCCCACCCTCGCCGCCCGCGACTTTGGCCCTGAGCGGTGACGTGAGCCTGGCACGGGCGGTCAAGGCGGACGACCCGCTGCGGGCGCTCGGCGCGGCGCTGAAGGCCCCGGCCAGCTACGCCAACCTGGAATCGCCGCTCACCACCGCTCCGGCCGCGACCGCCGGCTTCGACTTGCGGGCCAGCCCGGACCGGGTGGGCAATCTGCGCGCCTTCACGCACCTCGGCACCGAGAACAACCACGCCCTCGACGGCGGCCCCGCCGGGCAACTCGAAAGCCGCCGGACGCTGCGCGCCGCCCATCTGATTCCGATGACGCGCAGCGCGCAGTTCAGTGTCCTGGCCGGAGAAAAGGTCGCCTGGCTGGCCTTCTTCGACGAGGGCGGCCCGCCGCCGCTGGCGCAGGTGCGGGCGGCGGCGGGCCAGGCCCGCTTCGTGGTGGTGGGGGTGCACTGGGGCGCCGAGTACGGCCCGGTCACCGCCCGCCAGCGTCGGGTGGCGGCGCAACTGGCGGCGGCGGGCGCCACACTCATCGTCGGCAGCGGGCCGCACGTCTTGCAGGGACACGCTTTCGTGGGCCGCACGCTGGTGCTCTACAGCCTGGGCAACCTGCTGCTCGACCAGCCGTTTCCCAGCGCCCGCATCGGCGCGGTGGTGCATCTGCGCCTGAACGCGCTGCACCTCGCCTGCGCCGTGCCCACCCGTTACCGTGCCGGGCAGGCCGAACTCGCGCGAGGCGAGGACGCGCAGTTCGCGCTGGCGCGGCTGGGATGGCCCCGGTGCGGCTGAGCGCGCCGCGCTGGCTGGCGCTGGGGGTGCTGGGCAGCGCGCTGGCGGGCGCGCCCGGCTCCTGGCAGGTCGTGGACGCCCGAGGACAACTCGCTCTGGCCCGGCAGGTGCGGCCCAACCGGCCCTGTCCGGCACTGAACTTGCCCGCGTCCTGGCGCGTGCTCGACGAGGTCTATGCCGACGTGACCGGCGACGGCGTACCGGAATGCCTGCTGGCGGTGTGGCGCCCCTGGAAAGACTGGCCCACCCGCCGCTGGTCGGCCCAGCCCTCGCCGATTGCCGGCAACCACGACGCGGCAGGCTTCAGCGCCCATCTGGCGGTGCTGACGCCGCTGGGGCAGGGCAAATACCGCGAGCGCTGGGTGGGCAGCGCCCTGTACCAGCCGGTCGTCGCCATCACCGCGTTGCCCGGCGGGCGGCTGGCCGCCCTGGAAACCACCTACGCGCTCGGCTCCGCCGCTCCGGGGCAGCACCTGAGCGTCTGGAGCTGGACCGGCTTCGGCTTCCGGCGCGAGGAACGCTGGGCGCTGCGGGCGCGGCACTTGGCGCTGGACCTCGTCACGCGGCGTCCGGCGGCGCGCTGATGGTGTTTTCTGAGGCGGCTTGAGCGCCACTTCATCTGCGCCGGGTGGCGGGCGGGGCCGCGCGTACACTGCTTTCATGAAAATCGGCATTCTGGGAGCGGGGCACATCGGTAAAGCACTGGCTCGGCTGCTGGCCGAGGCGGGACACGAAGTCGGGATCAGCAACTCGCGCGGCCCCGAGACCCTGCGTGATCTGGCCGAGCGCCTGGGGCACGGCGTGCGGGCCTACACCAACGAGGACGCCGCCCGCTTCGGCGAACTGGTCATCGAGACGGTGCCGTTCGGCAAGTACGCCGATCTGCCCTCGGTGCAACTTAAAGGCAAGGTCGTGATCGACACCGCCAACTACTACCCGCAGCGCGACGGCGACATCGACCTGGGCGGCTTATCCGAGAGCGCCTTTATGGCCCGGCATATGCCGGGAGCGCGGGTGGTCAAGGCCTTCAACGCCATTCACGCCGCCCACCTGGAAGCGCAGGGCGACACTGGCAAGCCGCTGGAGGAACGCCGCGCCATTCCCATCGCCAGCGACGACGCCGAGGCCAAGCAGGTGGTCGCCGACCTGATCGAGCAGATCGGCTTCGCGCCGCTCGACAACGGCACCCTGGAAGACAGCAAATCGCAGCAGCCCGGCACGCCCATTTACGGCAAGGAAGCGAACCTGAAGCAGGCGCGCGACATCCTGGGACGCGGCTGAGCCCAAAGCAGCTTAAGCTCACCTGACCGCGCTTCTCAGTCCGGCCCGCCATGCTGAGGGCCGGAGGTGCTTTACCATGTCGGAACTCAGCAACCAGAAACGTGACGAGTTGAAGCGCAGCGACTTCGCCTATGTCGATCAGCAGGGCGAGCGGCATCTGCCCATTCACGACGAGGCGCACGTTCGCAACGCGGTGGCGCGTTTTTCGCAGACCCAGTTTGGCAGCAAGGAGGCTAAGCAGCACGCCGCCCGACAGATCGTCTCGGCAGCAAAGCACTACGGCATCGACCTCAGCGACGATGACGCCGTGGTTCACGCCGCCCATGCCCACGACTGACTGAACGTCAGCTGAAGGCTGGGTGGGCGCTCGGCCGGGGAGATTGATCTCCGCTTAAGAACCTTCACGACCGCGCTGGCACCACGCTGAATAAGCTCAGCTATGGATTCTCCGATTGCCGACCTGGCCGGCCTGACCCTGGAGGTCAATTCGCTCGACCGGGCGCTGGTGTTTTACCGAACGCTCTTCGGCCTGGAAGTCGGTGACCACGACGCCGAGCATGGCTGGGCCACCTTGCGGGTCGGCCGGTTCCAGACCCTGACCCTCTGGGAGCCGGTGACCCGGCGGCCGTACAAGCCGGAACTGGAGGGCCTTCATCCGCGCGGCGCGGCGCACCTGCACTACGCCTGGCAGATTCTGCCGGACGACTTCGACCTCTGCCGTCAGATTCTGGCCGCGCACGGCTGCACCTTCGAGGAAATCGACCTCGGCACTCCGGAGCGGCCGGATGTGGGGTTGTACTTCTTCGATCCGTTCGGGCATGGCCTCGAACTGCGGACCGTGAATCCGGACGATCCGCGCCGCCCCCGCCTGCCGCTGGGGCAACGGCCTGCGTCCCACTCGCCCGGCGACGCCCTGCCGGTGATCGGACTGCGCGAAGTAGCGCTGGCGTTCGGCGATTATCCGGCCATGCTGGAGCGGTTGCCGCGCGCTTACGGCTTTGCGCTGGCCAAGGAACAACCCGACCGCGACTTCGCCCAGTTTACCCTGGGGCCTCAGCCGGAAGAAGACGGCAACGGTACCCCCCGGCGCTGGCTCTACGCCTGGGACCCGCAGGTGGGCCTGGCGCAGATGCTGGGCGGCGACCACGCCCTGGTCGAGTTCTACGCCGACGTGCCGGCGGTGCTCGAACGGGTGCGCCGGGCCGGGTTGCCGCACCTGAGCCTTCCTTCTGGGCTGGCGGCGCGCGACCCGGAAGGCCACGTCTTTCTCTTTCGGGAGGTGCCGGAATGAACCGTTCGGCTGCACCTGCACATACCGAGTCCTCCGCTTCGCCTGCACGCCGCTCCGTGAACTGGCGCTGGCCGCTGGGTCTGGCCCTAGTGTTGCCGGTCGCCTACCAGACCCGTTTTCTGCGCTTCCCGGTGGACGGCTGGCGACTCACCCAGGTGGAAGACGGCGTCGGGCCGCTGACCTACCGCTCGTACTGGCTGGACATCCGGGGCAGCACCCTGACGCCCGAGTCGGTGGTCACGGACGTACTGCAGCGCCTGCCCGAGCACCTGCCCTCGGCGCTGGCCCACTTCCGGCGTGTTCGTCCCGGTCTTGAGCCGACCCGGACCGGTGACCGCTTCACCATTCTGATGTTCGGGCTGCGCCGCGCCCGGGTCGAGGTGGTGGAGCGCTCACCACGGCATTTCCGGCTGCAAACGCTGCGCCAGCACTCCGAGTCCGGCTGGGTCGAGTTCACCTGTGATCTCGAGGGCGACGTGGTGCGGATCACCGTGAAGTCACTGGTGCGGTCGAGCAGCTGGGGCGACCGCCTGGCCTACCTGTTCGGGGTGGCCTTCCTGCAGCGCCTGACCTGGGAATCGGGCATTCGCAGCGCCTGGAAAGCGGCGGGCGGCACCAAGGTGGCCCACGGCACCCTCACCGAGGAGTGGCCCTGATTTCGCGCTGGGCTAGGCCCGCCGCCGCTCGCTGAGCACCGTCAGCAGCGCCACGCCCGCGCTCACCTCGGCCGTCAGCGGTCCGCCCGCTGCCTCGTTGCTGACGGTCCAGCCGCTGCCCAGCGGCACCTCGGCGCCGTGCAGCGGCCAGCGTGCGCCGCGCAGGTTCAGGCCGCGCAGCGCCGAGGCCGCCAGGACGCTGAAAATCTGTCCTGCTTCCAATTCGAGCTGTACGGGCTCGCCCGGCAGCAACGGATACCCGGCCTCGTCGCCGCTGTGCAGCGTCACCGGCAGGCCCTCGGCGCTCAGGCGGCAGGCCCCCAGGGCCAGCGCGAAGGCGTGGTCGAAGCGGCCGCCGAAAGCGCCGAGCACCACCAGCTCGGTCGCGCCGCGCTGCCGGGCCACCTGCACGGCCAGCTCGGCGTCGGTGCTGTCCTTGGCCGCCGGATACACCTCGCGCGGCGCGTCGAGGGTCAAATCCTGCGACGAATCGAAATCGCCTACCCAGGCGTCGATGCGCACGCCCAGTGCGGCGGCGTGGCGCGCGCCGCCGTCGGCGGCGATCACGATATCGGGGCGGGGCAGGGCGGCCAGCGCCGGGGTCAGGGTCAGCCGCCCGCCCACCAGAATCCAGGCGAGCATGGCGGCCACTCTAGCGCCTGCTTCTGGTCAGACGTTCACGGCAGGTTCAGCGCTTTTCGCACGTCGGAGAGCAGCGTCTCCACATTCTTGCTGAGGGCGTCGAGCGCGGGCGTGCCGCTGCGCAGCGGATTGAAGGCCGAGAGGTACACGATGCGCGGGCCGCTGCGGGTGTTGAGGCTGCCGGGATTGCTGACCGCCAGCTGCGCGAAGTGCTCGCTGCCGTCGGGCAGGGTATAGGTCAGGCCCACCAGCCGGTACACCCCGGCGTCCTCGCCGGGCATGGCGCTGAACTTCATTCTGGCCGCTGCCGCGAGCGTGTCGGCGCTGGCCGCCGCGTTGATGGCCTTGACGTTCACCGGGTTGAGCGGGTCGCTGGTGAACAGGGCGTTGACGTCGTCGAAACTGAGGGCCTGGAGGGCGCCGCCCAGCAGCTGCACCACGCTGAGTGCCTGCTGATCGCTCAGGGCGCTGTTGGCCGCTGGGGTGGTCGGAGGGGCCGGGGTGCTCTGGGCGACCTGAACCGGAGCGGCGGTGCCGAGCGGCGCGCCGGGGGCCACCGTCAGGTAGGCTTTCAGCGCCGCGCTGCCGGTGAGTTTCTGCACCAGTTTTCCGGCGCAGTCAGCGGCGGCTTTGCTCTCGTCGCTGCTGAAATTGACGCTGCTCCAGCCGTACCCCCACGAACTGTAGCCGGTGCTGGCTCCCTCGCAGGTGTCCTGCCAGATCACCGTGCCGCTGGCCGCGTCGTCGACTTCCAGGCTGGCCTTGACCACCTTGGCGCTCAGGCAAC encodes the following:
- a CDS encoding thiamine diphosphokinase, with product MLAWILVGGRLTLTPALAALPRPDIVIAADGGARHAAALGVRIDAWVGDFDSSQDLTLDAPREVYPAAKDSTDAELAVQVARQRGATELVVLGAFGGRFDHAFALALGACRLSAEGLPVTLHSGDEAGYPLLPGEPVQLELEAGQIFSVLAASALRGLNLRGARWPLHGAEVPLGSGWTVSNEAAGGPLTAEVSAGVALLTVLSERRRA